The following coding sequences are from one Rutidosis leptorrhynchoides isolate AG116_Rl617_1_P2 chromosome 11, CSIRO_AGI_Rlap_v1, whole genome shotgun sequence window:
- the LOC139874512 gene encoding uncharacterized protein, which yields MSPYGNGGLNIGSLNNKNLALIGKWWWRFKTESGAFWVKIIKSIYGSNGGLFAVRDSHHSLWGNTWSSIIHERFARLYRLEVDKNVSVKSRLEWNEAKFGWRWNWCSNPRGRTRGELDDLISLLSSSSFDNNRRDSWKWSLSSNGVFNVCKLSALINEESFGSYASSIATERNNLVPKKLEVFVWKAMKRRLPVRIELDKRFIELHSVRCPLCDDDLESVEHSLLFCKHAFEVWDRIYKWWNLGVAGAGDTVGDDGGTVSAGDADGFLLI from the exons ATGTCACCGTATGGGAATGGGGGGTTAAATATTGGGTCACTTAATAATAAAAACCTTGCTTTAATAgggaaatggtggtggcgtttcaaAACCGAGTCGGGGGCTTTTTGGGTTAAAATTATAAAAAGCATATACGGGTCCAATGGGGGTCTTTTTGCTGTCCGTGATTCACATCACTCCCTCTGGGGGAATACTTGGTCGAGCATTATTCAT GAACGATTTGCCAGATTATATCGTCTTGAGGTAGATAAGAATGTATCGGTTAAATCTAGACTTGAATGGAACGAAGCAAAATTCGGATGGAGATGGAACTGGTGCAGCAACCCCAGGGGACGTACACGAGGCGAGCTTGATGATTTAATCAGTCTCCTTTCTTCATCTTCTTTCGACAACAATAGGAGAGACTCATGGAAATGGTCGCTTTCATCCAATGGTGTCTTTAATGTTTGCAAGCTGTCAGCATTGATAAATGAAGAATCGTTTGGATCATATGCATCATCTATTGCAACAGAGAGAAATAACTTAGTGCCAAAAAAACTCGAGGTTTTCGTTTGGAAAGCAATGAAACGTCGTCTACCGGTTAGGATTGAATTAGATAAAAGGTTCATAGAGCTTCATAGTGTCCGTTGCCCACTTTGTGATGATGATCTTGAATCGGTAGAACATTCATTGCTCTTTTGTAAACATGCTTTTGAAGTTTGGGATAGAATATATAAATGGTGGAATCTAG GCGTTGCTGGTGCCGGTGATACTGTTGGTGATGACGGCGGTACTGttagtgctggtgatgctgacg GGtttctactcatctga